The Musa acuminata AAA Group cultivar baxijiao chromosome BXJ2-2, Cavendish_Baxijiao_AAA, whole genome shotgun sequence genome contains the following window.
GAGAGCAGCGAGGAGGAGCTCTCGGTGCTCCCGCGGCATACTAAGGTGGTGGTGACTGGCAACAACCGCACCAAGTCGGTGCTCGTTGGCCTCCATGGGGTCGTCAAGAAAGCCGTCGGCCTCGGCGGATGGCATTGGCTGGTAAAATTGCATTCTATCCCTTGATCCCCGATGAAATCTGGGTTTCTTGCTGGAAATTTTGTTCTTTTCGGAGATATTCAGGTGTTTCGGTGTTGAAATTTTTAGGGTTTCAAGTCAAAACCGATTGAGGTTTTCTTTTCCAGGCTTCAATTGCACAATGTGGATCGATTTGGTGAGTTTAGGGTTCAAATTAGTAGGTTTTTCTTGTTGTTGGCTTGGGCTAAGAAAAAGATCGTTTGGCATTGTGGGCCTTGATAAAAGATGGTCATTTTCGTCTCTTTCACATCTTTTCCTTAAATCAAAGCTGCATTTGTTTGgtcaattatattttttatgatttaaagtGGGGCGATTCGAATATTGGGATTCTCTTTTAAACTCAAATCTGGTGTGATCTTCACATCTTTCACTTTCTGCAAGCGAGACTTCTGTATGTAACATTTTACTGTTTCATTTCTCTTTAACGATATCATTTGATTCGAGACGCTTTTTTAGTTTTCTTATTCCAAGTAATTTTAAGCGAAAAAGCCATGTGTTGGCTTTATTCAAGACCTGcctaatcacaatcaaatatggaCAGCATTTCATAGTGAATTGTCTTCTGATTCTGTTTACTAGGAGCTCTGTGGACTTGAATATTATGTGTGGTTGATGCTAGTAGAGATGTATAACTTTGAAGGGTGAAAAATGTGCTTTTCTCATATTGTATTCTAGCTTGATGTTGGAGTTTAGTGCAATGGTAAGTCGATGTTGTTGGTGAGAATTGAAAAAAGAAgagaatgcaaaaaaaaaaaagatctgtgTTTTTTTCCATATTAGAATTTAATTTTCAATTGAAAAATATCAatgtctcatttgatataaagtcTGCTATGAACTTCCCATTTTGTTGCCTTGCACTCTGTGCACTTGCTAATATTTCCTTGTTCTACAATCTACATGATATGGACCACTGTTTTCCTTTCCATGCGTGCTGTTTTTTCTGGCCTTGATTTTATATCTCCTTTCCTTATTTTGCAATTGCCACTGACATCATTCATCGAGTTTTCTATATAGCGAAACTGAATGAAGCCATTTAGCAATTTCTGACTCTTTTGTTATTTTTGTGATCTCAATTTTTTCTGGATCTACTTCATTTGCATAATCTATAACCCACTTCATTTGCATGATGCAGATAGTTTGCAAATTTGTTTGATTAGGATGAATCCGCCTTCGATTTTCTATCTATGTAGTTAAAATGGAAAATGATGATTGATAACTCCATCTAACATGCATGATGACGTATGTGGCAAATATTACCATCCATAAGAACGTTTTCTATTTATCTTTCGAGCCGACTAAAATCTCCTGTTTATTTTGGAGTGGGCGCTTCTGCGTACAAAAGAAATGACTGCACTACTGTCCTCAGTGTGTGGGTTAGTTCAGTTGTCTGGTTGTTACATGCGTGAACAAGAAAAACTTGTGATGGCTCTATACTGGTGCTTATATGTGTGTGTAACTGCTGCAACAATAGTTGCATATTGTGGTGCCTTGATTGTGTCACTTGCTTTGTAGTTAGTTTATGTTTCTGACCTATCTTCCTAGCTTTGATCAGcctagataaaattatttaatatccaTTGCAATCTGTTTCTTTTTGCCTTTAATATGAACTAATGCATCACTAGTTATATTTTGAAATTGCAGGTTCTGACTAATGGTATAGAAGTAAAACTGCAAAGGAATGCCCTTAGTGTGATTGAAGCTCCTATAGGCCATGAGGAAGATGATGAGACTGAATGTGATAACATGCATTGGAATGGGTCAGACATGGGTGAGCTTATGTATTTAAATTAGATTATTATTAATGCTAGTGTTATTCTcaaattttgtgaatccaatctAAAGATTTTCATGTCTTCAAGAAAATTGGGTATATGCAGTGCATGAGGTTCTCGTCAATGCGCAGTTTGGGGAGAGGCAATATATGTTGTGTTACCTCTAAATATAGAGATGCTATTTCTGTAACTCGAATCTTGATCTCCTACGTCGCAAGGGAACAACCTTATTATTGTTCCAAGGCCCGCCCTCATATTTATGTCTTCAAACCCTATTTAATATTGTTATGTCTTCATGTTATAAATTAATTGAAATAACTCGGTTTTAATTGTGAGTGAGCTGACCCTAGCTCAGTTTGGCTTGGGTTTGGCCTAGACTGGACCCAGCTTAAGTCGGACTGGTTGGCTAGGGCAGACTGGACCTAACTTGAGTCAGGTCCAACCTGACCTGCACCAACCCAGCGGGCTAGCATGGCCCAGCGTGTGCTGACCCACTGGCCCAATGTGACTGAACTTGAACTGGATTCAGGCAGAGTGTCGTCGAATCAATCCAGTCCGGTTCAAGCTGGATTTGGATGATTTGGCTGGGTTTGTATGATTTCAGTTCAGTTCAACTCAGATTTGGGTGATTTCATTCCAGTTCAAGCTGGACCCACATGATTCCAGATTGGTTCAGGGTGGACCTGGGTGATTCCAAATTGGTTCAAGTCGGTTCAGCTCAAAATTAGGCAGGTTCAACTAGGTTTTAGACCAATCTTGGAGCTAATGGGCTCGGTATGTTGCAAGTCAGCATGTTTATTTTGACTTTTTTATTTACAAACAGAACTGCACTTATCATCCAGGCCATGAAAAGCCATGTTTTTTAGTACATCGTGATAGATTGGAATTATTCTTTAGAAAGAGCATCGTTGTTGCTGAGGTGGGATATTTTTATACAAAAATATCTTTTGCTGCTTTAGTTATGGCTTTTGGCATGGTTTTATCATGTTTTTATCCTCTCGAACTCAATTTTTTACTGTAACCATATTTTGCAGCATCTGATGATATGAAATCACAAAAGCCACACAAGTCAAGGGTTAGGCACCACAAAGGATCATCTAACAAATCCTTGAGTCGGTCTTATTCTTGTGATTCACATTCCAAGGGGTCTGTCTCATCTTCCAGGGGTACAACGGTAAGCTTGTACCAACAACTTCTGCATGAAAAATGCATGCCATGGAAAGGCTATAGCaaatgtgattcagcttttgggtCTTAGCACCTGACACCATTTGCTCTTGTATTTGCTATATGACATTGCTGGTAGACATGCTACAGAATGCCTTGGGTGTGTTTCTGCAGTCTTGACATTCTTGATTGATGTCCTTTGTGTGACTTTCTTTCTGCAAATATATGGTCTCGATGCATTTTAAAGTTATCTTTGTGCTTCTTACAAAGAAATGTTCTTATGTGGTCGGTGCAGAAAGTTGATCTGAGCAAACTAGAAACAAGAGCATTATGGAGATATTGGCATCACTTTAATCTCGTAGGTTCTAAATCCACGATTACTGTTTCATAGTTAATAAGTATTGAATTTCCCCCATTGATGCAACATCTCATTGCCTGTATTATCCTTTGATTTCATTTTTTGGTCTGGATCAGGTGGATGCCAGTCCTAACCCCTCTAAGGAACAGCTAATTGATGCAGTCCAGAGGCATTTTATGTCACAAGTAATTTAGCAATTTCGTCATGTCACTTCGTTTATGTTTTCTCGTAAGAGTAGATTTCTCAACAATAGATTGACTTGGGATTCTCCACACCCAATTGCTTGTTGTGCAACCTGAAGCAATTGGATGAgttgcaggttattataggatttGCACAGGCTGCAAAGAGACTCAAGAGTGTGCAAATGACCCAGTGAGGATTACAGCTTTCTACATTAATGCTAACAGATTTGTAGTAAGCCTTTGCTGTTTGTAGTCACGTTATGTAAAATATGTAAGCTCAACTTGGATGTTTCGATGACTCGGTCAGCCGTttcgatatctaaaaattctctttAGTCCTATAATGTAGATATGTACTCCAGTAAGGATCATGCAGCCATTATGGTTATGAACATTGCCAATGATGAACTGCTGTGAGGAAGAAATGGCATGTTTTGTCCATCCTTTTTAGTGACAAATCTTAAAACTGAAGCACAGTGATGTATTATTTTTGGTCATTCTGTAGTCTCTCTGTTATGCTCTTGTCATATGTGTTTCTGCGATGGCTGTCTGCGAAGTAAGCAGAACAATTCCAAGAAGTCGTAGGTATTAAGACAACTCTCCATTGGAGAAATGGCTAAAAGGAAAGCTGTATCAGTTGGATTTAATCTATTTTTCCTCCTTAAACTTGCACTGTTATGTCAGGTTATTTAATCGATGCAGGTCTCAATTAATCTAAGGAGCTCTCATACTTTCGGATGTCAATCTGGTGTGCGTACGAATTCATGTAACGTACGCACATGCTAAAGCATGCAATATGTTGGTTTA
Protein-coding sequences here:
- the LOC135605501 gene encoding uncharacterized protein LOC135605501, with the protein product MLGMSGGCQQSCGESSEEELSVLPRHTKVVVTGNNRTKSVLVGLHGVVKKAVGLGGWHWLVLTNGIEVKLQRNALSVIEAPIGHEEDDETECDNMHWNGSDMASDDMKSQKPHKSRVRHHKGSSNKSLSRSYSCDSHSKGSVSSSRGTTKVDLSKLETRALWRYWHHFNLVDASPNPSKEQLIDAVQRHFMSQQLDELQVIIGFAQAAKRLKSVQMTQ